From a region of the Leptospira kmetyi serovar Malaysia str. Bejo-Iso9 genome:
- a CDS encoding prolipoprotein diacylglyceryl transferase, with protein MIDRIPVPFLKQFFNWDGPSTFSILMMLGFLAASYLLPKELKRRGLVPEDSDWLLLLGILGTLVGAKIFFVFEIWDQIFVETPGFDGKYLYPLTHWYGFPGRMALWDNLFSGSGLVFYGGFLFGILFIVLYMKYFNRDIPSYLDAAVPSMAIGYAIGRLGCWVSGDGCYGFATDMRIPLLVFDYHGAHPSGVPVWNTPLIESIVSFLFFLYFQYWAKDQNFKKFSIGAQYLVLHGFARLMVEFLRVNKAVFPFIDPPSIVNIPNAEQNPAFLNQYYWHGFSQSQWVSIAIILIGVFFLVKGRLWEKETSSSVA; from the coding sequence ATGATCGATAGAATTCCAGTGCCGTTTCTCAAACAATTCTTCAACTGGGACGGACCGTCCACTTTCAGCATCCTGATGATGTTGGGTTTTTTAGCCGCTTCTTATCTTCTTCCTAAAGAATTAAAACGAAGAGGACTTGTGCCGGAAGATTCCGATTGGCTTCTTCTTTTGGGAATCCTCGGAACTCTCGTCGGCGCGAAAATCTTTTTCGTCTTCGAGATCTGGGATCAGATCTTTGTGGAAACTCCCGGGTTCGACGGAAAGTATCTATATCCGCTCACACATTGGTACGGTTTTCCCGGAAGAATGGCTCTTTGGGACAATCTGTTTTCGGGAAGCGGTCTTGTCTTCTACGGAGGATTTCTTTTCGGAATTCTTTTTATCGTTCTTTATATGAAGTATTTCAACCGCGACATCCCTTCGTATCTCGACGCAGCGGTTCCGAGTATGGCGATCGGTTATGCGATCGGAAGATTGGGTTGTTGGGTTTCCGGAGACGGTTGTTACGGTTTTGCGACCGACATGAGAATTCCTCTTTTGGTTTTCGATTATCACGGCGCTCATCCTTCCGGTGTTCCCGTCTGGAACACTCCCCTCATCGAATCCATCGTTTCGTTTTTATTCTTTCTTTACTTTCAATATTGGGCTAAGGATCAGAACTTTAAAAAGTTCTCCATCGGCGCTCAGTATCTGGTTCTTCACGGTTTTGCGAGACTGATGGTGGAATTTCTAAGAGTCAACAAGGCGGTATTTCCGTTTATCGATCCTCCTTCGATCGTAAACATTCCGAACGCGGAGCAGAATCCAGCTTTCTTAAATCAGTATTACTGGCACGGTTTTTCCCAATCGCAATGGGTTTCCATTGCGATCATTCTGATCGGAGTTTTCTTTTTGGTCAAG
- a CDS encoding M23 family metallopeptidase produces the protein MTSPAKYDLKLTHSERLQVRILKFKNWFKKFKEAGSKKISFLLVPHSHENVIRIELNVFMAWFLGILSGLILTLAFVFLSYLNFFYRPDEDLFQKSDENVSQYLYYDMLLQDAKKEIRGLERKTEQLNLVAWDEVPWKRILTYEVIPEFRLKKEIPDSETNLELYKNTVEGFAAQNIELFRIRQAFENAFDYLEERESILYALPRGRPLKPGVGFVSSTFGGRVDPFGLVVLGEHHSGVDFASSEGTPIYATAPGIVVESGQSSGGLGKNIKINHLNGIFTVYGHCSQILVEKNQIVKRGDLIGLVGSTGKATGPHVHYEVHIGQDPPLDPAEFINIE, from the coding sequence ATGACAAGCCCTGCAAAGTACGATCTCAAATTGACTCATTCCGAGCGTCTGCAGGTCCGAATTCTCAAGTTCAAAAACTGGTTCAAAAAGTTCAAAGAAGCCGGATCGAAAAAGATCTCCTTTTTGCTCGTTCCGCACAGCCACGAGAACGTGATCAGAATCGAACTCAACGTCTTTATGGCCTGGTTCCTGGGGATTCTCTCCGGATTGATTCTCACCTTGGCTTTTGTGTTTCTTTCTTACCTGAATTTTTTCTATCGGCCCGACGAGGATCTGTTTCAGAAAAGCGACGAAAACGTCAGTCAATATCTTTACTATGATATGCTTCTCCAGGACGCGAAAAAGGAAATCCGCGGTTTGGAAAGAAAGACGGAACAGCTCAATCTCGTGGCCTGGGACGAGGTTCCTTGGAAAAGAATTCTTACCTACGAAGTGATCCCCGAGTTTCGTCTGAAAAAGGAAATTCCAGATTCCGAAACCAACCTCGAACTTTATAAAAACACGGTCGAAGGTTTTGCGGCGCAGAACATAGAACTCTTTCGGATTCGTCAGGCGTTTGAAAACGCGTTCGATTATCTGGAAGAACGAGAGTCCATTCTCTACGCCCTTCCCCGAGGTCGTCCGCTCAAACCCGGAGTCGGTTTCGTTTCCTCCACGTTCGGAGGAAGGGTCGATCCGTTCGGACTTGTGGTCTTGGGAGAACATCACTCCGGTGTGGACTTCGCTTCTTCGGAAGGAACTCCGATCTACGCGACCGCTCCCGGAATCGTTGTCGAGTCCGGTCAATCTTCGGGCGGCTTAGGGAAGAATATAAAAATCAATCACTTGAACGGAATCTTTACCGTCTACGGTCACTGCTCTCAGATTCTCGTGGAAAAAAATCAAATCGTAAAACGCGGGGATCTCATCGGGCTCGTGGGTTCCACCGGAAAAGCGACCGGACCTCACGTTCACTACGAGGTTCATATCGGACAAGATCCACCTTTGGATCCGGCCGAGTTTATCAACATCGAATAA
- the pcnB gene encoding polynucleotide adenylyltransferase PcnB, with amino-acid sequence MKFLSNLFKKKIGSVEDILSHPDGKRYYRDAHLIRKNMIDEDAVKIIHRLNKFGFKAYIVGGGVRDLLLGRKPKDFDVVTNATPNQIKKIFNNCRIIGRRFKIVHILFRGKVIEVSTFRSLPDYRLGKAVEDQDYLIKRDNKFGTPQEDAARRDFTINSLYYDVRNDSIIDYVGGFEDIQNKVLRVIGDPDISFREDPVRMLRAVKFAEILGLNIEKTTAKAIRKHKIELEKASSSRMLEEYNKIFRTWKTSLIFQGMAEHGLLEVLFKEAFEKERKKNSSFGDKFLETNIGKRLAIADKLLTEREEMTPHIFYSLIFSDLASDALQKENMNLVPAIKNSLEPIFKRLETPKKDKDRLIKIFASQQRFLSTEDEKSSQNNFFRMKDYFYDAFMVFKIGAIAENDEQSIQSAFFWEISVRKRPIPVKKFNGGGGGAGGGGGQPQGGQRQNKNRNKNSRNRNREEGGSGQQRGGGDPRNRREGNQNSSGSSESPNQGRGSNENYGDARSGETENPGNE; translated from the coding sequence ATGAAATTCCTGTCCAATCTGTTCAAGAAAAAAATAGGATCAGTTGAGGATATTCTCTCTCACCCGGACGGCAAACGCTACTACCGGGATGCCCACCTGATCCGCAAAAACATGATAGATGAGGACGCGGTCAAAATCATCCATAGGCTGAATAAATTCGGCTTCAAGGCTTATATTGTCGGAGGAGGAGTGCGCGATCTCCTTCTCGGAAGAAAGCCGAAAGACTTCGACGTTGTAACTAACGCGACCCCGAATCAGATCAAAAAGATCTTTAATAACTGCCGTATCATCGGAAGAAGATTCAAAATTGTGCATATACTTTTCCGCGGAAAAGTGATCGAAGTCAGCACCTTTCGTTCCCTGCCTGATTACAGACTTGGGAAAGCCGTGGAAGATCAAGATTACCTCATCAAGAGAGACAACAAGTTCGGCACGCCTCAAGAAGACGCCGCACGCAGAGACTTCACGATCAATTCCTTATATTATGACGTAAGAAACGATTCCATCATAGACTACGTCGGCGGTTTTGAAGACATACAGAACAAGGTTCTGCGTGTGATCGGAGATCCGGATATTTCCTTTCGCGAGGATCCGGTCAGAATGTTGCGCGCCGTTAAGTTCGCCGAGATTCTCGGACTGAACATCGAGAAGACCACCGCGAAAGCGATCCGCAAACACAAGATCGAATTGGAAAAAGCTTCCAGCTCAAGAATGTTGGAAGAATACAATAAGATCTTCCGTACGTGGAAAACATCTTTGATCTTTCAAGGAATGGCGGAACACGGACTTCTCGAAGTGCTTTTTAAAGAAGCGTTTGAAAAGGAAAGAAAGAAGAATTCCAGTTTCGGAGATAAATTCCTCGAAACCAATATCGGAAAACGTCTCGCGATCGCGGACAAACTTCTGACGGAAAGAGAGGAGATGACTCCTCATATTTTCTATTCTTTGATCTTTTCGGATCTCGCTTCGGACGCATTACAAAAAGAGAATATGAATTTGGTCCCCGCGATCAAAAACAGTCTCGAACCGATTTTCAAACGACTCGAAACCCCTAAGAAGGATAAGGATCGTTTGATTAAGATTTTCGCGAGTCAGCAAAGATTCTTGAGCACCGAAGACGAAAAATCGTCTCAGAATAATTTCTTCCGTATGAAGGATTATTTCTACGACGCGTTTATGGTTTTTAAAATCGGAGCGATCGCCGAAAACGACGAACAATCGATTCAGAGCGCGTTCTTCTGGGAAATTTCCGTGCGAAAAAGACCGATCCCCGTTAAGAAATTCAACGGCGGCGGTGGTGGAGCCGGAGGCGGCGGAGGCCAACCACAAGGCGGCCAACGACAAAATAAAAACCGCAATAAGAATTCCCGAAATCGAAATCGGGAAGAAGGCGGTTCAGGTCAGCAACGCGGAGGCGGCGATCCGAGGAACAGAAGGGAAGGAAATCAGAATTCTTCCGGTTCTTCCGAATCTCCAAACCAAGGCCGCGGATCCAACGAAAATTATGGAGACGCTCGTTCCGGTGAAACTGAAAATCCCGGGAACGAATGA
- the recJ gene encoding single-stranded-DNA-specific exonuclease RecJ, translating into MPKLSPFSHGPGLKELHPSGFRQHLSPLQHRFYETHLREKSHPEHLLYHGLRELPSPFLLPDLEPALELLKEYVRAEKKILLFGDRDCDGVSSTSLLGAFLKKIHKGELILKTSNEEDYGLCPAALDFVKKHKPDLLITLDFGTTNHVQIDELASLGIKVIVLDHHEIPERIPDCYLVSPKRQDSQYPNEKICTSVLAMKFIQAYLYSSLEEYNRATWIPDGNSLFSGFLIYRGKLLFQGDRQEAESKFALPVVDETFSFKSSYPEREWFYHEFLKYPAIHEQYLQNFDLAAIGTVSDMMPLYGENRIVVREGCKILFKLYRKETKHREGLFQLLQLVELADKHVTSKDLGWGLGPMINSAGRMNATEVALNLLLEENPERAQAGAKELQKLNEERRERTKRNLFKVDGFLKRKKERTEKAVLFCYEPDFEPGVSGIVATRLVEEYKRPVIFITPDHGHAKGSIRSYGKENVLNLLKKAAPLFFQFGGHKEAGGFSLEIDKIPELAKVIFEHADSWLEEEQKQSSLDQTPSLISLQPEELNAKIFQELSIFEPFGHENPVPLYSIKNAKVYHTKPMTDGKHVRFRILGAPESIQCLIWNRGKDFLDLLSKTRSLDLWGSLEESTFRSKTSLQFVVNYFQESGN; encoded by the coding sequence ATGCCCAAACTCTCCCCTTTTTCACACGGCCCGGGTTTAAAGGAATTACATCCTTCCGGGTTCCGTCAACATCTCAGTCCGCTTCAACATCGATTTTACGAAACACATCTTCGGGAAAAATCCCATCCGGAACATCTTCTCTATCACGGACTGAGAGAACTACCGTCTCCGTTTTTATTGCCGGATCTCGAACCGGCCTTGGAACTTTTAAAAGAATACGTTCGCGCGGAAAAGAAAATTCTTCTCTTCGGAGATCGGGACTGCGACGGGGTTTCCTCCACGAGTTTACTCGGAGCCTTCTTAAAAAAAATTCACAAGGGAGAGTTGATCCTCAAAACCTCGAACGAAGAAGACTACGGACTTTGTCCCGCCGCACTTGACTTCGTAAAAAAACACAAACCCGATCTTCTCATCACGCTCGACTTCGGAACGACCAATCACGTTCAGATCGACGAACTCGCATCTCTCGGAATCAAAGTGATCGTTCTCGATCACCACGAAATCCCGGAACGAATTCCGGATTGTTATCTCGTATCTCCGAAACGACAGGATTCGCAATACCCGAACGAAAAGATCTGCACTTCGGTTTTGGCGATGAAGTTCATTCAAGCGTATCTGTATTCCTCTTTGGAAGAATACAACCGCGCGACTTGGATTCCGGACGGGAATTCTCTATTTTCAGGTTTTCTAATATACCGCGGCAAACTTCTTTTTCAGGGGGACCGACAGGAAGCGGAATCCAAATTCGCTCTGCCCGTCGTCGACGAAACGTTTTCGTTCAAATCCTCTTATCCCGAAAGAGAATGGTTCTATCATGAATTTCTAAAATACCCCGCGATCCACGAACAATATCTTCAGAACTTCGATCTCGCCGCGATCGGAACGGTTTCTGATATGATGCCCCTCTACGGAGAAAACAGAATCGTCGTACGGGAAGGCTGTAAGATTCTTTTCAAACTCTACCGCAAAGAAACCAAACATAGGGAAGGACTTTTCCAACTTTTACAACTCGTCGAACTCGCGGACAAACACGTCACTTCCAAAGACTTGGGTTGGGGACTCGGTCCTATGATCAACTCCGCGGGAAGAATGAACGCAACCGAAGTCGCATTAAATTTACTCCTGGAAGAAAATCCCGAACGCGCGCAAGCCGGAGCCAAAGAACTTCAAAAACTCAACGAGGAAAGAAGGGAAAGAACCAAAAGAAATCTTTTCAAGGTCGACGGCTTCTTAAAACGCAAAAAGGAAAGAACGGAAAAAGCGGTTCTTTTCTGCTACGAACCCGACTTCGAACCGGGAGTTTCCGGAATCGTAGCGACAAGACTCGTGGAAGAATACAAAAGACCGGTGATCTTCATCACACCCGATCACGGTCACGCAAAGGGCAGCATTCGTTCTTACGGAAAAGAAAACGTTTTGAACCTTCTCAAAAAAGCGGCGCCTCTCTTTTTTCAATTCGGAGGTCACAAGGAAGCCGGAGGTTTTTCTCTCGAGATCGATAAGATTCCCGAGCTCGCAAAGGTGATCTTCGAACACGCGGATTCTTGGCTGGAAGAAGAACAAAAACAATCTTCCCTCGATCAAACGCCGAGTCTCATCAGCCTTCAGCCGGAAGAATTGAACGCAAAAATCTTTCAGGAACTTTCGATCTTCGAACCCTTCGGGCATGAGAATCCGGTTCCCTTGTATTCGATCAAAAACGCGAAGGTCTATCATACCAAACCGATGACCGACGGAAAACACGTTCGTTTTAGAATCTTAGGCGCGCCGGAATCGATCCAGTGTCTGATCTGGAACCGGGGGAAAGACTTTTTGGATTTGCTCAGTAAAACGAGAAGTTTGGATCTTTGGGGTTCTTTGGAAGAATCCACGTTCCGATCCAAAACTTCTCTTCAGTTCGTCGTGAACTACTTTCAGGAATCGGGGAATTGA
- a CDS encoding bactofilin family protein has protein sequence MSDEHIDTIIGDDIHFRGKLKFSNSLKIKGNFKGTIETTGKLVVGDTGEVEADIQTGTLEVEGNLKGNVSANEKVSIRKTGKVIGDIRTPDLEIESGARFSGNSAM, from the coding sequence ATGAGCGACGAACACATCGATACAATCATCGGAGACGATATTCATTTCCGCGGAAAACTGAAATTCAGCAATTCCCTGAAAATCAAGGGCAACTTCAAAGGAACGATCGAAACCACAGGAAAACTCGTGGTCGGAGACACCGGAGAAGTGGAAGCGGACATCCAAACCGGAACCTTGGAAGTGGAAGGAAATCTGAAAGGAAACGTTTCCGCGAACGAAAAAGTATCCATTCGCAAAACAGGCAAAGTAATCGGCGATATCCGCACACCCGACTTGGAAATCGAATCCGGAGCGAGATTTAGCGGAAACAGCGCTATGTAA
- a CDS encoding glycoside hydrolase family 25 protein: MKSKKFFAFLFLLLLFLSGLGLYEALDQGWIWFVSPSRSQYPIRGIDVSNHQGRIDWTNVPKSEVSFVFIKASEGGDFQDKSFTYNWKLAKANGFSVGAYHFFTLCKSGKEQAENFISTVPKEADSLPPVVDLEFVGNCKERPSIENVSQEIRDFLNRVDSYYGKKTILYLTYEFIDRYIGEDFQDHGVWIRDIFKHPNTFSDQRWIFWQYHSRARLPGISGPVDLNVWYGSPEDLNSL, encoded by the coding sequence ATGAAATCCAAAAAATTCTTCGCTTTTCTATTCTTACTTTTACTCTTTTTGAGCGGCCTTGGATTGTATGAGGCTTTGGACCAGGGTTGGATCTGGTTCGTTTCGCCTTCCCGTTCCCAATATCCGATCCGAGGAATCGACGTTTCCAATCATCAGGGAAGAATCGACTGGACAAACGTTCCGAAGTCGGAAGTTTCTTTCGTTTTTATCAAAGCGAGCGAAGGCGGAGATTTCCAAGACAAATCCTTTACCTATAACTGGAAACTGGCAAAAGCGAACGGCTTTTCCGTCGGAGCTTATCACTTCTTTACCCTTTGCAAATCCGGAAAAGAACAAGCCGAGAATTTTATCTCCACCGTTCCCAAGGAAGCCGATTCTCTACCTCCCGTCGTCGATTTGGAATTTGTCGGTAATTGTAAAGAAAGACCCTCGATCGAAAACGTTTCCCAGGAAATCCGAGATTTTTTAAATCGGGTCGATTCTTACTACGGTAAAAAAACGATTCTTTATCTTACGTATGAGTTCATCGATCGATACATAGGCGAAGATTTTCAGGATCATGGCGTTTGGATCCGCGATATATTCAAACATCCGAATACGTTTTCGGATCAAAGATGGATTTTTTGGCAGTATCACAGCAGGGCGCGTTTGCCGGGAATTTCCGGTCCTGTAGATCTCAACGTTTGGTACGGAAGTCCGGAAGATCTGAATTCTTTGTAG
- a CDS encoding iron-containing alcohol dehydrogenase, whose translation MPILPDWVNYTFPPKIHFEADCGYKVGNFVKNIGSRTVIFSTQQELENMDELSIIKTSLEKHIDGVILYDDIVKEPTPEELDTAAYFAKIANADCIIGYGSYESISMAKIIALLVTNDIFAEEMLSERKAKLKKPLPLILIPTHPVFGLECSPISTILLGEERITKYFSHELLFPELIIADPKISSFMSSTDISKVGVGILAAAVDTILSKFSSELTISSALRAIELLQKNLIPSIRDPKNINYKNGLYAASLLTGIAQSSSSLGLCFALSLASANITNLDIFQSMSILLPHVMEYNLTSSAGKYVMIARALDEDITNISVIEAAIKAVEGIRKIFIELKIPQRLSEYEVRKIDLPMIANLAASFPFLDSLPRELPKNEIETILVAAF comes from the coding sequence ATGCCGATACTCCCCGATTGGGTTAACTACACATTTCCTCCAAAAATCCACTTTGAAGCCGATTGCGGATACAAGGTGGGTAACTTCGTCAAAAACATAGGCTCGAGAACCGTGATATTCTCCACTCAACAGGAGCTGGAGAATATGGACGAACTTTCCATCATCAAAACCAGTTTGGAAAAACATATCGACGGAGTGATTCTCTACGACGATATCGTCAAGGAGCCGACTCCGGAAGAATTGGACACGGCCGCCTACTTCGCCAAGATCGCTAACGCGGATTGTATCATCGGTTACGGTTCTTACGAATCGATCAGCATGGCCAAGATCATCGCCCTTCTCGTTACGAACGACATCTTCGCCGAAGAAATGTTAAGCGAACGGAAGGCGAAACTCAAAAAACCGCTTCCTTTGATTTTGATCCCAACTCATCCCGTTTTCGGTTTGGAATGTTCTCCCATTTCCACGATTCTTCTCGGAGAAGAAAGAATTACGAAATACTTTTCGCACGAACTTTTATTTCCCGAGTTGATCATCGCCGATCCGAAGATTTCTTCCTTTATGAGTTCCACAGACATTTCCAAGGTCGGCGTGGGAATTTTGGCCGCCGCGGTGGACACGATTCTTTCCAAGTTTTCATCGGAACTTACGATCTCTTCCGCGTTACGCGCGATCGAACTTTTACAAAAAAACCTGATTCCTTCCATCCGCGATCCGAAGAACATCAACTATAAAAACGGTTTGTATGCGGCCAGTCTTTTGACGGGAATCGCCCAGTCCTCCAGTTCTTTGGGGCTTTGTTTCGCGCTTTCATTAGCAAGTGCGAATATTACAAATTTGGATATCTTTCAGTCCATGTCCATCCTTCTCCCCCACGTCATGGAATACAACCTGACTTCCTCCGCCGGTAAATACGTGATGATCGCGAGAGCCTTGGACGAGGACATCACGAATATCTCCGTGATCGAGGCCGCGATTAAGGCGGTGGAAGGGATTCGTAAGATTTTTATCGAATTGAAGATTCCGCAGAGACTTTCGGAATACGAGGTGAGAAAGATCGATCTTCCTATGATCGCAAATCTTGCGGCTTCGTTTCCGTTTTTGGATTCTCTTCCGAGGGAGCTTCCGAAGAACGAGATCGAAACCATTTTGGTCGCGGCGTTCTAA
- a CDS encoding flagellar biosynthesis anti-sigma factor FlgM, translating to MTIDKIGGIGGSGYEPKRTAPVKKAESKEAFDNVSISDTAKQKASEARLQAEVQTITRKILSTPDDQDRSVKLKEVKEKLKNGDYDNLSGDVLNTIADRISETMLGQ from the coding sequence ATGACTATCGATAAAATCGGTGGGATCGGTGGAAGCGGGTACGAACCGAAAAGAACCGCTCCGGTTAAAAAGGCGGAATCAAAAGAAGCTTTTGATAACGTTTCTATTTCCGATACCGCAAAACAAAAAGCATCCGAAGCAAGACTGCAAGCGGAAGTTCAAACTATAACTCGCAAAATTCTTTCTACTCCGGACGACCAAGACCGTTCCGTAAAACTCAAAGAAGTTAAGGAAAAGTTGAAAAACGGAGACTATGATAATCTGAGCGGCGACGTTTTGAATACGATCGCGGATAGAATCTCAGAAACGATGTTAGGTCAATAA
- the rsmI gene encoding 16S rRNA (cytidine(1402)-2'-O)-methyltransferase yields MSLEEESSSLETSSEIPLEPGTLYVVSTPIGNLEDLTFRALRILKNTDRILCENAGHSRRLLQHYAISTPASTLYRDQSPTPYAGILEDLKAGKTFALVSDAGTPGVSDPGSHLIRVIREAGFKISPVPGASALTALLGISGWQANPFLFLGFLSEKKGKKRNQLGEWKEFEGLIMIFESVHRIGDTLDAVKEIFPDSEYLMGREMTKIHEEILLFSPILPGKPKEFAHKGEFVVLINTNRKKMLKGSLGSADRIQ; encoded by the coding sequence ATGAGTTTAGAGGAAGAATCCTCTTCTCTAGAAACCTCCTCCGAAATTCCACTCGAACCAGGAACACTTTACGTCGTCTCCACACCGATCGGAAACTTGGAAGACCTTACCTTTCGCGCGCTTCGAATTCTAAAAAACACGGACCGAATTCTTTGCGAGAACGCGGGACATTCGAGAAGATTGTTACAGCACTATGCAATTTCGACTCCCGCTTCCACGCTCTACAGGGATCAATCTCCAACTCCCTATGCGGGTATATTAGAAGATTTGAAAGCGGGGAAAACCTTCGCGCTTGTTTCGGACGCGGGAACTCCCGGCGTTTCCGATCCGGGTTCTCATCTGATCCGAGTGATCCGGGAAGCCGGTTTTAAAATCTCCCCCGTTCCCGGAGCGAGCGCATTGACCGCGTTACTCGGAATCTCCGGTTGGCAGGCCAATCCGTTTTTGTTTCTTGGATTCTTGTCCGAAAAAAAAGGCAAAAAAAGAAATCAATTGGGAGAATGGAAAGAATTCGAAGGACTGATCATGATCTTCGAATCCGTCCACAGAATCGGAGATACGCTCGACGCCGTGAAAGAAATTTTCCCCGATTCCGAATATCTGATGGGCCGGGAAATGACCAAAATTCACGAGGAAATTCTCCTTTTTTCGCCCATTCTCCCCGGAAAACCGAAGGAATTTGCCCACAAGGGTGAATTTGTGGTTTTAATCAATACGAATCGGAAAAAAATGCTTAAAGGCTCTCTTGGATCGGCCGATAGAATTCAGTAG
- a CDS encoding LIC11073 family putative lipoprotein gives MSFRILHPTILPTLSLIWILFGCGMNTDVAQSPFVFISPVGVPQFLSVVAVNEGITNNATKDVDFVSEPNSYKPEFLIRYFVTNAEPQFVGYNLYITTAAPSVAETLAGGNVYLENGVQPSFPHLASEASTSSARLQTHRVLNQIPPPGVFPFIKCEIYTFTLRALLNSGIFSNPSTPVRMCSSSRPYLCPVGSSCNPSECNNAACNTTVKQNCPVGTLCNPCLIAGAEETGCVCPSGVSPSGCNL, from the coding sequence ATGTCTTTTAGAATTCTTCATCCAACGATTCTTCCCACCCTTTCCTTGATCTGGATTCTTTTCGGTTGTGGTATGAACACGGACGTAGCGCAATCCCCTTTCGTATTTATTTCTCCGGTCGGAGTTCCTCAGTTTTTAAGCGTGGTCGCGGTCAACGAAGGAATCACGAACAACGCAACGAAGGACGTGGACTTCGTATCCGAACCGAATTCTTACAAACCAGAATTTTTGATCCGGTATTTCGTTACCAACGCGGAGCCGCAATTCGTAGGTTATAATCTTTACATCACGACCGCGGCGCCTTCGGTTGCGGAAACTCTCGCAGGCGGAAACGTTTATCTGGAGAATGGGGTTCAACCTTCTTTCCCGCATCTCGCATCGGAAGCGTCCACGAGTTCCGCGAGACTGCAAACGCATCGGGTTCTCAATCAGATTCCTCCTCCCGGCGTGTTTCCGTTTATCAAATGCGAGATTTATACGTTCACGTTAAGAGCTCTTTTGAACAGCGGTATCTTTTCGAACCCTTCCACGCCGGTGAGAATGTGTTCCTCTTCCCGTCCTTATCTTTGTCCCGTAGGTTCGAGTTGTAATCCATCGGAGTGCAACAACGCGGCTTGCAATACTACCGTAAAACAAAACTGTCCCGTAGGAACGCTTTGTAATCCTTGTTTGATTGCGGGCGCCGAAGAAACGGGTTGTGTTTGTCCTTCGGGAGTTTCACCTTCGGGCTGTAATCTATGA
- a CDS encoding LIC_20245 family lipoprotein — MVSIRKLVIYSGISIALVALVWILFSSEDPGEADRKKREADSVALLLGGGGSSSSSSSGSSGGRTNESIFDSSFYKAGKGEYIESNSGETKEADPNAADADNPINPQSNKPYTNEEMERFSQLRERFPNNSLIPKKLSPSEKEAKKQEENQIAEAARNVYARTATPVQIRSYYNHMEKQTQDRMDIINYLVDLQKGSGEEETEKKLQNIQDSIKNQLQQVQRDKENAFKQAGL, encoded by the coding sequence GTGGTCAGCATTCGTAAACTCGTCATTTATTCCGGCATTTCCATCGCACTTGTTGCGCTTGTTTGGATTCTTTTTTCTTCCGAAGATCCGGGCGAAGCGGATCGTAAAAAAAGGGAAGCGGATAGCGTAGCCCTTCTTCTGGGCGGTGGAGGAAGTTCTTCCTCTTCTTCATCGGGATCGTCCGGAGGCAGAACGAACGAATCCATTTTCGATTCTTCCTTTTACAAAGCGGGTAAGGGAGAATACATCGAATCGAATTCGGGAGAAACCAAAGAAGCCGATCCGAACGCGGCCGACGCGGACAACCCGATCAATCCTCAATCCAATAAACCTTATACGAACGAGGAGATGGAACGTTTCAGTCAATTACGGGAACGTTTTCCGAACAATTCTCTCATTCCTAAAAAGTTAAGTCCTTCCGAAAAGGAAGCGAAGAAACAGGAAGAAAATCAAATCGCGGAAGCCGCTCGAAACGTTTATGCGAGAACAGCGACTCCGGTTCAGATCCGTTCTTATTACAATCATATGGAAAAACAAACCCAGGATAGAATGGACATCATCAACTATCTCGTGGATTTGCAAAAAGGTTCCGGCGAAGAAGAAACCGAAAAGAAACTTCAGAACATCCAGGATTCCATCAAAAACCAACTCCAGCAAGTTCAACGCGATAAGGAGAATGCGTTTAAACAAGCCGGGTTGTAA